A single genomic interval of Methylobacterium bullatum harbors:
- the yphA gene encoding Inner membrane protein YphA, translated as MFGRSQDGILLASRLLLAAALLPTGIARALNVSGFALALAGAGMPSPNAVATAAVVVQVFGPLALFLGVLPRITGFALAGFSVAMAVLLHGFWAYSGAAAMTERTLFLADLGLAGGFLIYALAGPGAWSWQGWRRSTREAPAPARPQSANANAKSAKGPKRSPARPSSRAAA; from the coding sequence GTGTTCGGTCGGAGCCAGGACGGAATCCTCCTTGCGTCGCGCCTGTTGCTGGCGGCGGCGCTGCTGCCCACGGGCATCGCGCGGGCGCTCAACGTATCGGGCTTCGCGCTGGCGCTGGCCGGGGCCGGGATGCCGTCTCCCAATGCCGTCGCCACGGCGGCCGTGGTGGTTCAGGTCTTCGGGCCGCTGGCGCTGTTCCTCGGTGTCCTACCCCGCATCACCGGCTTCGCCCTGGCGGGGTTCTCGGTGGCGATGGCGGTGCTGCTGCACGGGTTCTGGGCCTATTCCGGCGCGGCGGCGATGACCGAGCGCACCCTGTTCCTCGCCGATCTCGGCCTGGCCGGCGGTTTCCTGATCTATGCCCTCGCCGGTCCGGGTGCCTGGAGCTGGCAGGGCTGGCGCCGCTCGACCCGGGAGGCGCCAGCCCCCGCCCGGCCGCAATCCGCCAACGCCAATGCGAAATCCGCGAAGGGACCTAAGCGCAGCCCCGCCCGGCCGTCGAGCCGCGCGGCGGCCTAA
- the hsrA_2 gene encoding putative transport protein HsrA, whose amino-acid sequence MRPSQIVPLVVATALFMENTDSTVIATALPAIARSLGEDPIALKLALTSYLVSLAIFIPISGWMADRYGARTIFRAALVVFMAGSLACAASDSLGAFVAARAFQGIGGAMMVPVGRLVILRAVPKSELVSALAYLTIPALIGPIMGPPLGGLITTYLDWRWIFFINIPIGLAGIVLSTIYFENIREPSRPPLDVLGFLLSGAGLATLMLGLASLGRHLLPDYVSWGCLGGGAILLALYLAHSRRVEHPVIRLDLLRYPTFRAAVTGGSLFRIGTGAIPFLLPLMLQIGFGLDPLQSGLLTFAAAAGALLIKIIGPRILRAYGFRRVMLFNAVVASCFLAVNGLFTAQTPHWIIIGILLVGGCVRSLQFTCVNAIAYADLDKREMSSATSLASVAQQLSLSLGVSIGALALETAAAQDGRTTIEAGDFWPAFLTVALISSASLFAFLRLKPDAGAEVSGQRLASKGV is encoded by the coding sequence ATGCGCCCATCTCAGATCGTCCCCCTCGTCGTCGCCACCGCGCTGTTCATGGAGAACACCGATTCCACGGTGATCGCCACCGCGCTACCGGCCATCGCCCGAAGCCTCGGCGAGGATCCGATCGCCCTGAAACTGGCGCTGACCTCCTATCTCGTGAGTCTCGCGATCTTCATCCCGATCAGCGGATGGATGGCCGACCGCTATGGCGCGCGCACGATCTTTCGCGCCGCCCTCGTGGTGTTCATGGCGGGGTCGCTGGCCTGTGCCGCGTCCGATTCGCTCGGCGCCTTCGTTGCCGCGCGCGCGTTCCAGGGCATTGGCGGGGCGATGATGGTGCCGGTGGGACGCCTCGTCATCCTCCGGGCGGTACCGAAGAGCGAACTCGTGAGCGCGCTGGCCTACCTGACGATCCCGGCCCTGATCGGACCGATCATGGGGCCACCGCTCGGCGGGTTGATCACGACCTACCTCGATTGGCGCTGGATCTTCTTCATCAACATTCCCATCGGCCTTGCCGGAATCGTGCTGTCCACGATCTATTTCGAGAACATCCGCGAGCCGTCCCGGCCGCCCCTCGACGTCCTCGGATTCCTTCTCTCGGGCGCCGGCCTCGCCACGCTGATGCTCGGTCTCGCCTCCCTGGGGCGCCACCTCCTGCCGGATTACGTCTCGTGGGGGTGCCTCGGCGGCGGCGCGATCCTGCTCGCGCTCTACCTCGCGCATTCCCGCCGGGTCGAGCATCCGGTGATCCGCCTCGACCTGCTGAGATACCCGACCTTCCGCGCCGCTGTGACCGGCGGCAGCCTGTTCCGCATCGGCACCGGGGCGATCCCGTTCCTATTGCCGCTGATGCTGCAGATCGGCTTCGGCCTTGATCCGCTGCAATCGGGCCTTCTCACCTTCGCCGCGGCGGCGGGCGCGCTCCTCATCAAGATCATCGGCCCCCGCATCCTGCGGGCGTACGGATTCCGCCGGGTGATGCTGTTCAACGCCGTCGTGGCCTCCTGCTTCCTCGCGGTGAACGGCCTGTTCACGGCGCAGACGCCGCACTGGATCATCATCGGCATCCTGCTCGTCGGCGGCTGCGTGCGCTCGCTGCAATTCACTTGCGTCAACGCCATCGCGTATGCCGATCTCGACAAGCGGGAGATGAGTTCGGCAACGAGCCTCGCCAGCGTGGCGCAGCAATTGTCGCTCAGCCTCGGCGTCTCCATCGGAGCCCTGGCCCTGGAGACGGCCGCCGCGCAGGATGGCCGCACAACCATCGAGGCCGGTGATTTCTGGCCCGCCTTCCTGACCGTCGCACTGATTTCGTCCGCCTCCCTCTTCGCCTTTCTGCGGCTGAAGCCGGATGCGGGAGCGGAGGTCTCGGGTCAGCGGCTGGCGTCGAAGGGCGTTTAG
- the guaB gene encoding Inosine-5'-monophosphate dehydrogenase, whose product MARITADSIIEGLTFDDVLLRPAASSVMPTEVSVASRLTRTIHLNMPILASAMDTVTEAPMAIAMAQNGGMGVIHRNLEPHEQAEQVRLVKKYESGMVLNPITIHPDETLADAFALMKQNRISGIPVVERGPNGSRGKLVGILTNRDVRFATNSSETVAELMTRDRLITVREGVNQEEAKRLLHQFRIEKLLVVDDHYRCIGLITVKDIEKQVAYPGAVKDEQGRLRVAAATTTGDSGFERAERLIDAGCDVIVVDTAHGHSIKVLDAVRRVKQLSNAVQVVAGNVATRDGAQALIDAGADAIKVGIGPGSICTTRIVAGVGVPQLTALMEAVEAADRADVPVIADGGIKFSGDLAKAIAAGASVAMLGSLLAGTDEAPGEVFLHQGRSYKSYRGMGSVGAMARGSADRYFQAEVNDTHKLVPEGIEGQVPYKGPVAAVLHQLAGGLRAAMGYVGAPTIPEFQDKAQFVRITNAGLRESHVHDVTITRESPNYPSRA is encoded by the coding sequence ATGGCTCGTATCACCGCGGATTCCATCATCGAGGGCCTGACCTTCGACGACGTGCTTCTCCGCCCCGCCGCATCCTCGGTGATGCCCACCGAAGTCAGCGTCGCGTCGCGGCTGACCCGCACGATCCACCTCAACATGCCGATCCTGGCCTCGGCCATGGACACCGTCACCGAAGCGCCGATGGCCATCGCCATGGCCCAGAACGGCGGCATGGGCGTCATCCACCGCAATCTCGAGCCGCACGAGCAGGCCGAGCAGGTCCGCCTCGTCAAGAAGTACGAGTCCGGCATGGTGCTCAACCCGATCACCATCCATCCCGACGAGACCCTGGCCGACGCGTTCGCGCTGATGAAGCAGAACCGCATCTCGGGGATTCCCGTTGTGGAGCGCGGCCCCAACGGCTCACGCGGCAAGCTCGTGGGCATCCTCACCAACCGCGACGTGCGCTTCGCCACGAACTCCTCCGAGACCGTCGCCGAACTGATGACCCGCGACCGGCTCATCACCGTGCGCGAGGGCGTGAACCAGGAGGAGGCCAAGCGCCTGCTCCACCAGTTCCGCATCGAGAAGCTCCTCGTGGTCGACGACCATTACCGCTGCATCGGCCTGATCACGGTCAAGGACATCGAGAAGCAGGTGGCTTATCCCGGCGCCGTGAAGGACGAGCAGGGCCGCCTGCGCGTCGCCGCCGCCACCACTACGGGGGATAGCGGGTTCGAGCGGGCCGAGCGTCTCATCGATGCCGGCTGCGACGTGATCGTGGTCGACACCGCCCATGGCCATTCGATCAAGGTGCTCGACGCCGTGCGCCGGGTGAAGCAGCTCTCCAACGCCGTCCAGGTGGTGGCCGGCAACGTCGCCACCCGCGACGGGGCGCAGGCCCTCATCGATGCCGGCGCGGACGCGATCAAGGTCGGCATCGGCCCGGGTTCGATCTGCACCACCCGCATCGTGGCCGGCGTCGGCGTGCCCCAGCTCACCGCCCTGATGGAAGCGGTGGAGGCGGCCGACCGGGCCGACGTGCCGGTCATCGCCGATGGCGGCATCAAGTTCTCGGGCGATCTCGCCAAGGCGATCGCAGCGGGCGCTTCCGTGGCGATGCTGGGCTCCCTTCTGGCCGGAACCGACGAGGCGCCGGGCGAGGTGTTCCTCCATCAGGGCCGCTCCTACAAGAGCTACCGCGGCATGGGCTCGGTGGGCGCCATGGCCCGCGGCTCGGCCGACCGCTACTTCCAGGCCGAGGTCAACGACACCCACAAGCTCGTCCCCGAGGGGATCGAGGGACAGGTGCCCTACAAGGGGCCGGTGGCGGCGGTGCTGCACCAGCTCGCCGGCGGCCTGCGTGCGGCCATGGGTTATGTCGGCGCGCCGACCATCCCCGAGTTCCAGGACAAGGCGCAGTTCGTCCGCATCACCAATGCAGGCCTGCGCGAGAGCCACGTCCACGACGTGACCATCACCCGCGAGAGCCCGAACTACCCCAGCCGCGCCTGA
- the panE gene encoding 2-dehydropantoate 2-reductase, with product MRVLVVGAGATGGYFGARLVEAGRDVTFLVRPARAEKLAASGLRVKSPAGDIHIAEPATLTAADLRAGKGGRFDLVLLSCKAYDLDGAIADVAPAIGPATLVLPVLNGLRHLDALDAAFGPENVLGGSCAIVATVRSDGEIRMMSPLHSLTYGERAGGRSERVERVEALMQGVAFQARLSETMVLEMWEKWSFLATLAGATCLMRATIGDIVAAPGGLAFIEALMEECRRIAEDAGYAPREKVMQNTRTSLTAEGSAFTASMLRDIENKARIEADHIIGDLIARSRDGAHPMLDRVYTHLKAYENRRAREAA from the coding sequence ATGCGCGTGCTCGTGGTCGGCGCCGGTGCCACCGGTGGATATTTCGGGGCGCGCCTCGTGGAGGCCGGGCGGGACGTCACCTTCCTCGTGCGGCCGGCGCGGGCGGAAAAGCTCGCCGCCTCGGGGCTTCGGGTGAAGAGCCCGGCCGGCGACATCCATATCGCGGAGCCCGCGACCCTCACCGCCGCCGATCTCAGGGCGGGCAAGGGCGGACGCTTCGATCTCGTTCTCCTCAGCTGCAAGGCCTACGACCTCGACGGAGCCATCGCCGACGTGGCTCCGGCCATCGGCCCCGCGACGCTGGTGCTGCCCGTGCTCAACGGCCTGCGCCATCTCGACGCCCTCGACGCCGCCTTCGGGCCGGAGAATGTCCTCGGCGGTTCCTGCGCCATCGTGGCGACGGTGCGGAGCGACGGTGAGATCCGCATGATGAGCCCGCTCCATTCCCTCACCTATGGCGAACGGGCAGGGGGGCGCTCGGAGCGGGTGGAGCGGGTCGAGGCGCTGATGCAGGGTGTCGCGTTCCAGGCGCGCCTCAGCGAGACGATGGTTCTCGAGATGTGGGAGAAATGGTCGTTCCTGGCGACACTCGCCGGGGCGACCTGTCTGATGCGCGCCACCATCGGCGACATCGTCGCCGCTCCGGGCGGCCTCGCCTTCATCGAGGCGTTGATGGAGGAATGCCGCCGGATCGCCGAGGATGCCGGCTACGCACCACGGGAGAAGGTGATGCAGAACACGCGCACGAGCCTCACCGCGGAAGGCTCGGCCTTCACCGCCTCGATGCTGCGCGACATCGAGAACAAGGCGCGGATCGAGGCCGATCACATCATCGGTGATCTCATCGCCCGCAGCCGCGACGGGGCGCATCCGATGCTCGACCGGGTCTACACCCATCTCAAGGCCTACGAGAACCGCCGCGCCCGCGAAGCCGCCTGA
- the rsmB_2 gene encoding Ribosomal RNA small subunit methyltransferase B has translation MLADIAGRRRPAADALKDWGLAHRFAGSGDRAAIASLVYDALRRRASSAWIMGDETPRAILIGMLRLQHGLAAPTIAELFSGERFAPDPLTDAERTAIAEGSLADAPPHVAGDVPDWILPSLGHLFGDTLIEELRALARRAPLDIRINTLKRDRETALAGLAHLAPVVTPHAPNGLRIPLGEDGRGPALHVEPEFLDGWYEIQDEGSQIASALSGARAGETVVDLCAGGGGKTLALAAMMRNEGRLIATDDDPRRLAPIHDRLRRSGAEAEIRTPRGGRARADVLGDLDGTVDRVVVDAPCTGSGTWRRNPDAKWRLRPGSLSARVTDQAEVLDRAARLVRPGGRITYITCSLLREENDAAIDGILARANGGLTVLPAEKVAADHAPGLAEVVRFTEHGLQMSPALTGTDGFYIATLERRG, from the coding sequence GTGCTCGCCGACATCGCCGGGCGACGCCGTCCGGCCGCGGATGCCCTCAAGGATTGGGGCCTCGCCCACCGCTTCGCCGGTTCCGGCGACCGCGCCGCCATCGCGAGCCTCGTCTACGACGCCCTGCGCCGCCGGGCCTCTTCCGCCTGGATCATGGGGGACGAGACTCCTCGCGCCATCCTGATCGGCATGCTGCGGCTGCAGCACGGACTCGCGGCGCCCACCATCGCCGAGCTGTTTTCCGGTGAGCGCTTCGCGCCCGATCCCCTGACCGATGCCGAGCGCACGGCCATCGCCGAGGGCTCGCTCGCCGACGCACCGCCCCACGTGGCCGGCGACGTCCCGGACTGGATCCTGCCCTCCCTCGGCCACCTGTTCGGCGATACCCTGATCGAGGAGCTGCGCGCGCTCGCCCGCCGCGCGCCCCTCGACATCCGCATCAACACCCTCAAGCGCGACCGCGAGACGGCCCTGGCCGGGCTCGCCCATCTGGCGCCGGTGGTGACGCCCCATGCACCGAACGGCCTGCGTATTCCCCTCGGCGAGGACGGCCGCGGACCCGCCTTGCATGTGGAGCCGGAATTCCTCGACGGCTGGTACGAGATCCAGGACGAGGGCTCGCAGATCGCCAGCGCCCTGAGCGGTGCGCGCGCGGGCGAGACCGTGGTCGACCTCTGCGCGGGCGGCGGCGGCAAGACCCTCGCCCTCGCGGCCATGATGCGGAACGAGGGACGGCTCATCGCCACCGACGACGATCCGCGCCGCCTCGCGCCGATCCACGACCGGCTGCGCCGCTCCGGTGCCGAGGCCGAGATCCGCACCCCGCGCGGCGGTCGCGCGCGGGCCGATGTCCTCGGCGACCTCGACGGCACCGTGGACCGGGTGGTGGTCGACGCGCCCTGCACTGGCTCGGGGACGTGGCGGCGCAATCCCGACGCCAAATGGCGCCTGCGCCCCGGCTCCCTCAGCGCCCGCGTCACGGACCAGGCCGAGGTGCTCGACCGGGCCGCGCGCCTGGTGCGGCCGGGAGGGCGGATCACCTACATCACCTGTTCCCTGCTGCGGGAGGAGAACGACGCGGCCATCGACGGCATCCTCGCCCGGGCGAATGGCGGGCTGACGGTCCTGCCGGCGGAGAAGGTCGCCGCCGACCATGCGCCGGGCCTCGCGGAGGTGGTGCGGTTCACCGAGCACGGCCTGCAGATGAGCCCGGCTCTCACCGGCACGGACGGCTTCTACATCGCCACCCTGGAACGCCGCGGCTGA
- the axeA1 gene encoding Acetylxylan esterase, whose amino-acid sequence MRLDRRTLVAAAAAMLSGGAQARAETVPAPGTNLDVIDLWPGLPPGGGGPIAADGRFDESRDGVISNVARPCLLVMRAPKPNGAALVVAAGGGYRRIDIGNEGIPVARWLATVGITAFVLIYRLPGEGWAAGADAPLQDVQRALRLVRAGAVTHRIDPERVGVLGFSAGGHLMGEAAMRASAETYAGLDASDALSARPELAGLIYPVITLLPPFDRTSTRRILAGDPPDPVKATAHSVETHVREKAPPTFLAQAADDPIAVVDNSLLMYSALRGALVPTELHLFERGGHGFGLGVPGSPAAAWSGLFLTWMRRRGFLRA is encoded by the coding sequence ATGCGCCTCGACCGCCGGACATTGGTCGCCGCAGCCGCGGCGATGCTGTCCGGCGGTGCGCAGGCCCGCGCCGAGACGGTTCCGGCTCCGGGCACGAATCTCGACGTGATCGACCTGTGGCCCGGCCTGCCCCCCGGCGGCGGCGGTCCGATCGCGGCGGATGGCCGTTTCGACGAGAGCCGCGACGGGGTGATCAGCAATGTCGCCCGGCCCTGCCTCCTCGTCATGCGCGCACCAAAACCCAACGGGGCGGCCCTGGTCGTCGCGGCGGGCGGGGGCTATCGCCGCATCGACATCGGCAACGAGGGCATCCCGGTGGCGCGCTGGCTCGCCACCGTGGGCATCACCGCCTTCGTGCTGATCTACCGCCTGCCCGGCGAGGGCTGGGCGGCCGGTGCCGACGCGCCGCTCCAGGACGTGCAGCGGGCGCTCCGTCTCGTCCGGGCGGGGGCCGTGACCCACAGAATCGACCCCGAGCGGGTCGGCGTGCTCGGCTTCTCCGCTGGCGGCCACCTGATGGGGGAGGCGGCCATGCGCGCCTCGGCGGAGACCTATGCCGGGCTCGATGCCAGTGACGCGCTCTCGGCACGGCCCGAACTGGCGGGGCTGATCTACCCCGTCATCACCCTGCTTCCGCCCTTCGACCGGACCTCCACGAGGCGGATCCTCGCAGGCGACCCACCCGACCCTGTGAAGGCCACGGCCCATTCGGTGGAGACGCATGTGCGCGAGAAGGCGCCGCCGACCTTCCTCGCCCAGGCCGCCGACGACCCCATCGCCGTGGTGGACAACAGCCTGCTGATGTATTCCGCCCTGCGCGGCGCCCTGGTGCCCACCGAACTGCACCTGTTCGAGCGCGGCGGCCATGGTTTCGGCCTCGGCGTTCCCGGCTCCCCGGCTGCGGCCTGGTCCGGCCTGTTCTTGACCTGGATGCGGCGGCGCGGGTTCCTCCGGGCGTGA
- the guaA_1 gene encoding GMP synthase [glutamine-hydrolyzing] — protein MNTDHDKILIVDFGSQVTQLIARRVREEGVYCEIVPFTKAAEAFAESKPKGVILSGGPESVTTEASPRTPQVVFDSGVPVFGICYGQQTMAAQLGGEVEGGHHAEFGRAEIEIISDCPLFKGVWHVGEHYPVWMSHGDRVTKLPDGFTTVALSKNAPFAAVADESRNYYAVQFHPEVAHTPHGALLIRNFVRDIAGCTGDWTMGAYREEAIAKIRAQVGKERVICGLSGGVDSSVAAVLIHEAIGDQLTCVFVDHGLLRMGEADEVVRLFRDHYNIPLVHVQAQELFLGQLEGVSDPEIKRKTIGRLFIDVFDEEAKKIGGAAFLAQGTLYPDVIESVSFTGGPSVTIKSHHNVGGLPERMNMQLVEPLRELFKDEVRVLGKELGLPEAFVGRHPFPGPGLAIRCPGTITAEKLEALRKADAIYLDEIRKAGLYDTIWQAFAVILPVKTVGVMGDGRTYDHVCALRAVTSVDGMTADFYPFDMAFLGRVATRIINEVKGINRVTYDITSKPPGTIEWE, from the coding sequence ATGAATACCGACCACGACAAGATCCTCATCGTCGATTTCGGCTCCCAGGTGACCCAGCTCATCGCGCGGCGGGTGCGCGAGGAGGGGGTCTATTGCGAGATCGTCCCCTTCACCAAGGCGGCGGAGGCCTTCGCCGAGTCGAAGCCCAAGGGCGTGATCCTCTCCGGCGGCCCCGAATCGGTGACGACCGAGGCCTCGCCCCGCACGCCCCAGGTGGTGTTCGATTCGGGCGTGCCGGTCTTCGGCATCTGCTACGGCCAGCAGACCATGGCGGCCCAGCTCGGCGGCGAGGTCGAGGGCGGGCACCATGCCGAGTTCGGCCGCGCCGAGATCGAGATCATTTCGGATTGCCCCCTGTTCAAGGGCGTCTGGCATGTGGGCGAGCATTATCCGGTCTGGATGAGCCACGGTGACCGGGTGACCAAGCTCCCCGACGGGTTCACCACCGTCGCCCTGTCGAAGAACGCGCCCTTCGCGGCGGTGGCCGACGAGTCGCGCAACTACTACGCGGTCCAGTTCCACCCGGAGGTGGCCCATACCCCGCACGGCGCCCTGCTGATCCGCAACTTCGTGCGCGACATCGCCGGCTGCACCGGCGACTGGACCATGGGCGCCTATCGCGAGGAGGCCATCGCCAAGATCCGCGCCCAGGTCGGCAAGGAGCGGGTGATCTGCGGCCTCTCCGGCGGCGTCGATTCCTCTGTGGCGGCGGTGCTGATCCACGAGGCCATCGGCGACCAGCTGACCTGCGTCTTCGTCGATCACGGCCTGCTCCGCATGGGTGAGGCCGATGAGGTCGTGCGGCTGTTCCGCGACCATTACAACATCCCCCTGGTCCATGTTCAGGCGCAGGAGCTGTTCCTCGGGCAGCTCGAAGGCGTCAGCGATCCGGAGATCAAGCGCAAGACCATCGGCCGCCTGTTCATCGACGTGTTCGACGAGGAAGCCAAGAAGATCGGCGGCGCGGCCTTCCTCGCCCAGGGCACGCTCTACCCCGACGTGATCGAGAGCGTGTCCTTCACCGGCGGCCCCTCGGTGACGATCAAGAGCCACCACAATGTCGGCGGCCTGCCCGAGCGCATGAACATGCAGCTCGTCGAGCCCCTGCGCGAGTTGTTCAAGGACGAGGTCCGGGTGCTCGGCAAGGAGCTCGGCCTGCCCGAGGCCTTCGTCGGCCGCCATCCCTTCCCCGGCCCCGGCCTCGCCATCCGCTGCCCCGGCACGATCACCGCCGAGAAGCTGGAGGCTTTGCGGAAAGCCGATGCGATCTATCTCGACGAGATCCGCAAGGCCGGTCTCTACGACACGATCTGGCAGGCCTTCGCGGTGATCCTGCCGGTGAAGACGGTGGGCGTGATGGGCGACGGCCGCACGTACGATCACGTCTGTGCGCTTCGCGCCGTGACGTCGGTCGACGGCATGACGGCGGATTTCTACCCCTTCGACATGGCCTTCCTCGGCCGCGTCGCCACCCGCATCATCAACGAGGTGAAGGGCATCAACCGGGTCACCTACGACATCACCTCGAAGCCGCCCGGCACGATCGAGTGGGAGTGA
- the arfA gene encoding Peptidoglycan-binding protein ArfA: protein MNALKLVWILLALTYAASESRAEPLAGPSSPGGGTKPGAVALDDIPVSTVPLGGFPYFALPAGYQPMNSPETREFGHFPFWTGTALHDVDGKVFLSLISAKDGKTYSSYELKKNIEAVLTQAGGRKLTDSQIPASVTDTLPEEVKMGMYEGLGNVYSEPTQTWVIRRRDRQIWVHFVPGSNSASWTILETKPFAQTASLLPAEQLKQDIDTTGRAVIHVNFATDKTEILQDSTAQIEAVTSLLKTNPGLKLAINGYTDETGSAGHNQSLSDGRARAVMARLIASGVAKDRLRAEGFGAASPVASNGSEEGRAKNRRVELVKF, encoded by the coding sequence ATGAACGCATTGAAGCTCGTCTGGATTCTGTTGGCGCTCACCTATGCGGCCAGCGAAAGCAGGGCCGAGCCGCTCGCGGGTCCATCCTCTCCCGGGGGCGGGACCAAACCGGGCGCCGTGGCACTCGACGACATCCCCGTCTCGACCGTGCCCCTCGGCGGCTTTCCCTATTTCGCGCTGCCGGCGGGCTACCAGCCGATGAATTCGCCGGAGACACGCGAATTCGGGCATTTTCCGTTCTGGACCGGTACCGCGCTCCACGACGTCGACGGCAAGGTGTTCCTGTCCCTCATCAGTGCCAAGGACGGCAAGACCTACTCGTCCTATGAGCTGAAGAAGAACATCGAGGCCGTGCTGACCCAGGCGGGCGGACGAAAGCTCACAGACAGCCAGATCCCCGCGTCAGTGACCGATACCCTGCCGGAGGAGGTCAAAATGGGCATGTATGAAGGCCTCGGCAACGTCTACTCCGAGCCGACGCAAACCTGGGTGATCCGCCGCCGGGACCGGCAGATCTGGGTGCATTTCGTGCCTGGCAGCAACAGCGCGAGCTGGACTATCCTGGAGACGAAGCCGTTCGCCCAGACTGCCTCCCTGCTGCCCGCCGAGCAGCTGAAGCAGGACATCGACACAACCGGGCGGGCGGTGATCCATGTCAATTTCGCCACCGACAAGACCGAGATCCTGCAGGATTCCACGGCTCAGATCGAAGCGGTGACGAGCCTGCTGAAGACGAATCCCGGTCTCAAATTGGCGATCAACGGCTACACCGACGAGACCGGGTCCGCCGGGCACAACCAGTCGCTCTCAGACGGCCGCGCCAGGGCGGTCATGGCCAGGCTCATCGCGTCGGGCGTCGCGAAGGACCGGCTCAGAGCCGAGGGATTCGGTGCCGCCAGCCCGGTCGCCTCCAATGGCAGCGAGGAGGGCAGGGCAAAGAACCGGCGCGTGGAACTGGTGAAGTTCTGA
- the der gene encoding GTPase Der, with amino-acid sequence MDMPTVAIVGRPNVGKSTLFNRLVGKKLALVDDRPGVTRDRREGDVNFGGLVFRVIDTAGLEQADADSLLGRMRAQTEAAILEADVVLFVIDARAGILPADQPFAELVRRAGCPVVLVANKAEGGTGLSGAYEAFSLGLGDPIPFSAEHGEGIGELHDALTEALPKLDDEDEEYDDDPSNRSLKVAIVGRPNAGKSTLINRMLGEERLLVGPEAGITRDSISLDWEWRGRRIKLHDTAGMRRKARIDDKLEKLAVSDGLRAVRFAEVVVVLLDATIPFEKQDLTIIDLIESEGRAVVIGLNKWDLVADQPGLLKKLREDCTRLLPQVRGVSVVPLSGLAGDGIDALMKAVTETFEVWNRRVSTSKINEWLSAATQRNPPPAVAGRRIKIRYATQVKSRPPHFALFGNQLDGLPKSYTRYLVNNLREAFDLPGVPIRLSLRTSKNPFDKENKG; translated from the coding sequence ATGGACATGCCGACCGTCGCTATCGTCGGACGGCCGAATGTCGGCAAGTCGACCCTCTTCAACCGGCTGGTGGGCAAGAAGCTCGCCCTCGTGGACGATCGCCCCGGCGTGACCCGCGACCGGCGCGAGGGCGATGTCAACTTCGGCGGATTGGTGTTTCGCGTCATCGACACGGCTGGTCTCGAACAGGCCGACGCGGATTCGCTGCTCGGGCGCATGCGTGCGCAGACAGAAGCCGCGATCCTCGAGGCCGACGTCGTGCTGTTCGTCATCGACGCCCGCGCCGGCATCCTCCCCGCAGACCAGCCTTTCGCGGAACTCGTGCGCCGCGCGGGCTGCCCGGTGGTGCTCGTCGCCAACAAGGCCGAGGGTGGCACCGGCCTGTCCGGCGCCTACGAGGCGTTCTCCCTCGGCCTCGGCGATCCTATCCCGTTCTCGGCCGAGCACGGCGAGGGCATCGGCGAGTTGCACGACGCGCTCACCGAGGCCCTACCCAAGCTCGACGACGAGGACGAGGAATACGACGACGATCCGTCGAACCGCTCGCTCAAGGTCGCCATCGTCGGCCGCCCCAACGCGGGCAAGTCGACCCTGATCAACCGGATGCTCGGCGAAGAGCGCCTGCTCGTCGGCCCCGAGGCCGGCATCACCCGCGATTCGATCTCCCTCGACTGGGAATGGCGCGGCCGCCGGATCAAGCTTCACGACACGGCGGGCATGCGCCGCAAGGCCCGCATCGACGACAAGCTCGAGAAGCTCGCCGTCTCGGACGGCCTGCGCGCCGTGCGCTTCGCCGAGGTGGTGGTGGTGCTCCTCGACGCCACGATCCCGTTCGAGAAGCAGGACCTGACCATCATCGATCTCATCGAGAGCGAGGGCAGGGCGGTGGTCATCGGCCTCAACAAGTGGGACCTCGTGGCCGACCAGCCCGGCCTCTTGAAGAAGCTGCGGGAGGATTGCACCCGCCTGTTGCCGCAGGTGCGCGGCGTCTCCGTGGTGCCCCTGTCGGGTCTTGCCGGCGACGGCATCGACGCGCTGATGAAGGCCGTCACCGAGACCTTCGAGGTCTGGAACCGCCGCGTCTCCACCTCCAAGATCAACGAGTGGCTCAGCGCGGCGACCCAGCGCAACCCGCCACCCGCGGTAGCCGGCCGCCGCATCAAGATCCGCTACGCCACCCAGGTGAAGAGCCGCCCGCCCCACTTCGCCCTCTTCGGCAACCAGCTCGACGGCCTGCCGAAATCCTACACCCGCTACCTCGTCAACAACCTGCGCGAGGCCTTCGACCTGCCCGGCGTGCCGATCCGCCTGTCCCTGCGGACCTCGAAGAACCCGTTCGACAAGGAAAACAAGGGCTGA